Proteins encoded together in one Desulfobulbaceae bacterium window:
- a CDS encoding response regulator — protein MLNNKILIVDDDEESILMMLCKDFEEEGYEVMTAASGEEAIKKLQNSPFDIVISDLAMPGADGIAVLNEAKKTNPDIIAIILTGYGDMTSAIEALRLGADDYLLKPCDTEELLLRTTRCLAKQEAFQKVKFYENILPVCMYCKSIRDDKGSEPGKGKWMRMEEYLHQKSGTDVSHTFCPNCKEQATRDMLGD, from the coding sequence ATGCTGAACAATAAAATTTTGATAGTTGATGATGATGAAGAGAGCATTCTGATGATGCTATGTAAAGACTTTGAGGAGGAAGGGTACGAAGTAATGACTGCCGCAAGTGGTGAAGAAGCTATCAAGAAATTACAGAACAGTCCTTTTGATATAGTCATTAGCGATCTCGCTATGCCTGGCGCTGACGGAATAGCAGTACTGAACGAGGCAAAGAAAACAAATCCGGACATTATCGCAATAATTCTTACCGGTTACGGTGACATGACCTCAGCTATCGAGGCACTCCGTCTCGGTGCTGATGACTATCTTCTCAAACCATGTGATACCGAAGAGTTATTGTTACGGACAACTCGCTGTCTCGCCAAACAAGAAGCCTTTCAGAAAGTGAAATTTTATGAAAATATTCTACCTGTCTGTATGTACTGCAAAAGCATCCGAGATGATAAGGGCTCGGAACCAGGTAAAGGAAAATGGATGCGGATGGAAGAGTATCTTCATCAAAAAAGCGGGACCGATGTATCCCATACGTTCTGCCCAAATTGTAAAGAGCAAGCTACAAGAGATATGTTGGGGGATTGA
- a CDS encoding 4'-phosphopantetheinyl transferase superfamily protein — MLEILIPEQLQTCRDIFPNAAFHLKAIDLELLNEHILSAEKRFVHSHLSPSEQERFFSFKYRKRQVEWLGGRVAAKKALRGLLAALNYTTPEMTDLSINSTPEGRPFLQSHLVTLPVDISISHSGNRATALAATKCLCGIDIQEITKTISKVKSRFITPPEEQSIRQLPCLRSFDEETPLALIWSAKEAFRKGVPNKPVLGFSEVTLREVTGTVSQGFLGIFDCNRPGVAGPLKVFFTLSGQFAIAITCTTLTPMLRNDGLKRSVVKP, encoded by the coding sequence GTGCTCGAAATACTCATTCCCGAACAGCTTCAGACCTGTCGGGATATTTTCCCAAATGCCGCCTTTCACCTTAAGGCAATTGATCTTGAACTTCTCAACGAGCACATTCTCAGTGCGGAGAAACGGTTCGTCCACAGCCACTTAAGCCCGTCCGAACAAGAACGTTTTTTCTCCTTTAAATATCGTAAACGTCAGGTTGAATGGCTTGGTGGCCGAGTCGCTGCCAAGAAAGCCTTAAGAGGGCTTCTTGCTGCCTTGAATTACACTACCCCTGAAATGACCGACCTTTCAATTAATTCTACTCCGGAGGGGCGCCCCTTTCTGCAATCACACCTCGTAACATTGCCAGTCGACATCTCAATATCCCATAGTGGGAACCGGGCAACCGCCTTGGCAGCAACCAAATGCTTGTGCGGTATCGATATTCAGGAGATAACCAAAACTATCAGCAAGGTGAAATCCCGTTTTATCACTCCACCTGAAGAGCAAAGCATACGACAACTCCCTTGCCTGCGCAGCTTTGACGAAGAAACGCCTCTGGCCTTAATCTGGTCGGCAAAAGAAGCCTTCAGGAAGGGAGTTCCCAACAAACCGGTTCTTGGTTTTAGCGAAGTAACTCTAAGGGAAGTAACCGGCACGGTCAGCCAGGGGTTCCTGGGTATTTTTGATTGTAATCGGCCGGGAGTAGCTGGCCCGTTGAAGGTATTTTTTACTTTATCTGGTCAATTTGCTATTGCAATAACATGCACAACACTAACTCCGATGTTGCGCAACGATGGCCTGAAACGATCAGTCGTAAAGCCCTAA